In the Methyloterricola oryzae genome, CCGCGTCACGCAAGGCTTCCCGCTACGATGCCCGGTGCACCGGCGATCCTCTTAAACCTCCGGCATGCTTTTTTCATCGTGAAATTTGCTTCTTTACCCGTCAACTTCAAGCGGGGGAAGGATCTTGCACATTTACTTTCAACAGGAGATTGACAGCCATGCTGATGGGTTCATTTTCGACATTCACTCTGGTCGCCGTCATGGGTCTTTTTATGCTGCGCGATGCTTGGAAGGGCAATGCCATCGAACCGTTCTACCCGGTTCTGCACGCCGTGGCGGCCCTGGTCGGCTCGGCCATGGTCATTTTCCTCGCCCTGGATGGCGACACCCGGCTCTACGCCAACATCGGCATGGCCGTGGTCATCATTCTGCTTGGCGTCGTCATGGGCCTCGCCAGCAAGAGGGGCAAACGGGTACCCAAGTCCGTTCTTGTCATGCACATGGGGCTGGCTGTTGCGTGCTACGGACTGCTGGGGTATTTCGCAGTGATGCCGCACTGACGCCCGAGCGCCGCCCTGAGGGGTTTATGTCACGCACGGTGCGACGGGGCCGACATGGCCCCGTTGTCATTTCCACCGCCAAGACCAAAACGCTTGAGGGACGGATGCCTCGCTTCAAGAACTGACGTGGTGGGGCATGGCGGGGACGAGAGGCTTGCCTCTTCCCCCTGGACATGATCGCCTTAAGCAAGGGTTCTACAATTTCACTCAAATCATTTCAAGACATCGCATTCGGCGACACGCGCCATCACCGACTGGCAGTATCGTGTTCCGTTCCGCCAACCCGCTACTGGTGCTGAAGCCAGCCTGTGGTCAGTTTGCCGTATAATGCGCGTTTAACTCAGCGAGTACGGCATGACTGATATCCCCTCTTGCCCACAGTGCGGCCAGGACAATACCTACCCCGACGGCGACAACTATGTTTGCGCCGATTGCGGCCATGAATGGTCCATCCAGGCGAAGGACGAAACCGCCGAGGAAGGCGGAGCGGTCGTCAGGGACGCTTACGGCAATGCTCTGCAGGATGGCGACTCGGTCGTATTGATCAAGGACCTGAAAGTCAAAGGCTCATCCATTACCCTCAAAATGGGCACCAAGGTGAAGAGCATCCGCCTGGTGGGGGGCGATCATGAGGTGGATTGCAAGATGGACGCCGGCAGTTTCATGCTCAAGGCCTGCTTTCTGAAGAAGGCCTGAGCCCCCGCCCCCACGCGGCGAGGGTTTTCAAGACCGCAGCCTTCGGATTTTCGGGGCAAGACCCCGAAAGTCTGGAACTCGATACCGAATAGCGGATCTTGCCTGGCTCAATTTGCGCGAGTCAGGCCGCCACGGCGCGGCGTCGAGCGAAGCGCATCAGCCCCACCAGCGCGGATCCCAGCAGCACGAGCGAACCTGGCACGGGCACAACCGCGGTGCCCGCGACTTTGACATTGTCGATGCCCACGGCGGAATTGAAGCCCGCGCCTTTCTCATTCAAAACGAAGCTCAGCACATAGGTGGCTCCGGGCACCAAATCCAGCAACTGGGCGCTGAAGTCACCGCTCAACTGGCCGGTTCGCGCCGTCCCCAGGGATGCGGCGAAGAGGTTATACGTCTTCAGCACCGCCTGCGAGTTCGGATTGATCCGGCTCAGAACGACACTGAAATCATCGTCCGCAGCGTTCACCGGAGCATTTTCGGCCACCACGCCATCGAAGGCGTAACGGAAGCTCACGCTAAGGTCCAAAGATTGAATTTCGCTGCCTCCCGATCTTCGCGGCAATCTGAACTGCTGCGAGAGGGAAAAGATACCCTGGTCTGGCCCTCCGCCGATCGCGCCGGCTTCATCACCCAGCACGACGAAAGGGCCACTCGTGAAGAAATTGTCAAACGCGTCCGCTTCGTCGAGAGCCGCATCGCCCCTGCGATCGATCCTGTCATCCGCGGCCCGCAGGTTTACCGCCGTGGTATTGGCCGGACCAACCGTCCAATTGGCCAAACTCGGCGTCGCATCCGGGATTGCCTGGAAGCCACCGTTGGCAATCTGATTATTGATCGTTGCGGCGCTCGCGGCCGTGCAGGCCGCGAAAAGTGCGGTCGCTGCGAGAAGGGTTTTACGCATAAGCCTTGATCTCCTTGTCTACCGGACGTTAAGCACACACGGAGATAAGCAGAAACAAAATAAATGCCAGACAGATTAAGGCATTCAGAATCAAGTTGTTAATGAAACACCCATACTGCGCCTGTAAAAAATCCTGACTCCCTAAAAACGGGCGCGCGGTCCTGCAAGCTTTTGACAGCCATGGCTCCCGCCAAACAGAAAGGCAATAACTGATTTTGTATCA is a window encoding:
- a CDS encoding zinc ribbon domain-containing protein YjdM yields the protein MTDIPSCPQCGQDNTYPDGDNYVCADCGHEWSIQAKDETAEEGGAVVRDAYGNALQDGDSVVLIKDLKVKGSSITLKMGTKVKSIRLVGGDHEVDCKMDAGSFMLKACFLKKA